In the genome of Helicobacter colisuis, one region contains:
- the sppA gene encoding signal peptide peptidase SppA, translating into MKIIRILLAPLDFIMKYFKALVFLLIVFLIFMPNSSGNSSLANVARIDLKGMIIQSDSFLEELSKLENNPNIKGVLLVIDSPGGTIPPSVEISEAVKRIRSKKPIVVYAQGSMASGSYLAGVWADRIIANKGALVGSIGVILNGVDVSELAEKLGIKTQILKAGIYKEAGTFMRPWNKQEEEMLKGLIKEQYEMFVSEVVAARNLEITKEGDFAQGRVFSASNALKLGLVDSIGSIYEAQKILFELGKIQNPIWLQKSEMEMYLEKIIGENIALGIQEGIYNISLGWLKGY; encoded by the coding sequence TTGAAAATAATTAGAATCTTGTTAGCACCTTTAGATTTTATTATGAAATATTTTAAGGCTTTGGTGTTTTTATTGATTGTTTTTTTGATTTTTATGCCAAATTCTAGTGGGAATTCTAGCTTAGCAAATGTAGCTAGGATTGATTTAAAAGGAATGATAATCCAAAGTGATAGTTTTTTAGAAGAACTCTCAAAACTGGAAAACAATCCTAATATTAAAGGGGTTTTGCTAGTTATTGATTCTCCTGGTGGCACTATTCCACCAAGTGTTGAAATCTCAGAAGCGGTTAAGAGGATACGAAGCAAAAAGCCTATTGTTGTTTATGCGCAAGGTTCTATGGCAAGTGGTAGTTATCTAGCAGGAGTGTGGGCAGATAGAATTATTGCCAATAAGGGTGCATTAGTAGGTTCTATTGGCGTGATTTTAAATGGAGTGGATGTAAGTGAGTTAGCAGAAAAACTAGGAATCAAAACACAAATTCTAAAAGCTGGAATCTACAAAGAAGCAGGAACTTTTATGCGTCCTTGGAATAAGCAAGAAGAAGAAATGTTAAAGGGATTAATTAAAGAGCAATATGAAATGTTTGTAAGTGAGGTCGTGGCTGCAAGAAATTTGGAAATCACAAAAGAAGGAGATTTTGCACAGGGTAGGGTGTTTAGTGCTAGTAATGCTTTAAAGCTAGGATTGGTAGATAGCATTGGAAGCATTTATGAAGCGCAAAAAATACTTTTTGAGCTAGGCAAGATTCAAAATCCTATTTGGCTTCAAAAAAGTGAAATGGAAATGTATTTAGAAAAAATTATAGGTGAGAATATTGCACTTGGTATTCAAGAAGGTATTTATAATATATCTTTAGGGTGGTTAAAGGGGTATTAA
- the lepA gene encoding translation elongation factor 4, whose protein sequence is MKDSLSKIRNFSIIAHIDHGKSTLADCLIQACGAISEREMSAQVMDTMDIEKERGITIKAQSVRLKYFYKGEPYILNLIDTPGHVDFSYEVSRSLASCEGALLVVDASQGVEAQTIANVYIALENNLEIIPVLNKIDLPAAAPERVKSEIEQTIGLDCSHALEVSAKANIGITELLNRIIELVPPPQGDLEAPTKALIYDSWFDNYLGALALVRVFDGSIKVGQNIYIMGSGKNHEVLGLFYPHPIKQEKAKSIQCGEVGIVVLGLKNVTDIAVGDTITDFKNKTKEPIAGFEPAKPFVFAGIYPIDTDKFEDLRDALEKLKLNDSSLNFEPETSVALGFGFRVGFLGLLHMEVIKERLEREFGLDLIATAPTVVYEVTQTDGEVIMIQNPSELPPEQKIAGIKEPYVKATIIVPSEFLGNIITLVSKRRGIQKKMEYLQETRVLLEYHIPTNEIVMDFYDKLKSCTKGYASFDYEPIGYQEGDLVKLDIRVAGEIVDALSIIVPKSKAYEKGKELVEAMKEIIPRQLFEVAIQASVGNKIIARETVKSMGKNVTAKCYGGDITRKRKLLEKQKEGKKRMKAIGKVNLPQEAFLAVLKID, encoded by the coding sequence GTGAAAGATTCACTCTCCAAAATTCGTAATTTTTCTATTATTGCACATATTGATCATGGTAAATCCACTCTTGCAGATTGTTTAATTCAAGCTTGTGGAGCAATTTCTGAGCGTGAAATGAGTGCGCAAGTAATGGATACAATGGACATTGAAAAAGAACGCGGAATCACCATAAAAGCCCAAAGTGTAAGATTGAAATATTTTTACAAAGGCGAACCTTATATTTTAAATCTCATTGATACCCCAGGGCATGTGGATTTTAGCTATGAAGTTTCACGCTCACTTGCTTCTTGCGAGGGAGCTTTATTAGTTGTTGATGCCTCTCAAGGTGTGGAGGCTCAAACCATCGCAAATGTTTATATTGCATTGGAAAATAACCTTGAAATCATTCCTGTTTTAAACAAAATCGATTTACCAGCAGCTGCACCAGAGCGTGTAAAATCAGAAATAGAGCAAACTATTGGGCTTGATTGTAGCCACGCTTTAGAGGTTAGCGCTAAAGCAAATATTGGAATTACTGAATTGCTTAATAGAATCATTGAATTAGTTCCACCACCACAAGGGGATTTAGAAGCTCCTACTAAAGCTTTAATCTATGATTCTTGGTTTGATAACTATTTGGGTGCTTTAGCTTTGGTGCGTGTCTTTGATGGTTCAATCAAAGTTGGTCAAAACATTTATATTATGGGAAGTGGTAAGAATCACGAGGTTTTGGGATTGTTTTACCCTCATCCAATCAAACAAGAAAAAGCAAAAAGTATTCAATGTGGTGAGGTTGGGATTGTTGTTTTGGGATTAAAAAATGTTACAGATATAGCCGTCGGCGATACCATAACAGATTTTAAAAATAAAACCAAAGAACCTATTGCAGGATTTGAACCAGCCAAGCCTTTTGTTTTCGCAGGAATTTATCCCATTGATACAGACAAATTTGAAGACTTGCGCGATGCGCTAGAAAAACTTAAACTCAATGATTCAAGTCTTAATTTTGAACCAGAAACCTCTGTGGCTTTAGGCTTTGGATTCCGTGTTGGATTTTTGGGACTTTTGCATATGGAAGTTATCAAAGAAAGATTGGAGCGAGAATTTGGGCTAGATTTGATTGCCACTGCTCCAACGGTTGTTTATGAAGTTACCCAAACCGATGGTGAGGTAATTATGATTCAAAATCCAAGCGAATTACCACCTGAACAAAAAATCGCAGGAATTAAAGAGCCTTATGTTAAAGCGACCATTATTGTGCCAAGTGAATTTTTAGGGAATATCATTACGCTAGTAAGCAAAAGGCGTGGAATCCAAAAGAAAATGGAATACTTACAAGAAACAAGAGTATTGTTAGAGTATCATATTCCTACTAATGAAATCGTAATGGATTTTTATGATAAATTAAAATCTTGCACAAAGGGTTATGCGAGTTTTGATTATGAGCCAATTGGCTATCAAGAGGGAGATTTAGTTAAGCTTGATATTCGCGTGGCAGGAGAAATTGTAGATGCGCTTAGCATTATCGTGCCAAAAAGCAAAGCTTATGAAAAAGGAAAAGAACTTGTAGAAGCTATGAAAGAAATTATTCCAAGACAACTTTTTGAAGTAGCGATTCAAGCAAGTGTAGGGAACAAGATTATCGCCAGAGAAACGGTTAAATCAATGGGCAAAAATGTAACTGCAAAATGCTATGGTGGAGACATTACTAGAAAACGAAAGCTACTTGAAAAACAAAAAGAAGGGAAAAAGCGTATGAAAGCCATTGGTAAAGTCAATTTACCACAAGAGGCATTTTTAGCAGTTTTAAAAATTGACTAA
- a CDS encoding M48 family metallopeptidase, whose translation MFILKKIYWLVLALLICACSSTIYTNRTQLMLLNEQQEKALGEQSALAVLKESKLSQNTTQTAMVKRVGQKIASIANRPDFNWEFYLIENKAQNAFCLPGGKVFVYTGLMELISNDDELAVVISHEIGHTILRHGAERMSMQTLQQLGGSILEIFVGTQNPEYNNLFNKAYNVSSNVGIMLPFSRHHELEADEVGIILMQKAGYNPQAALSFWQKMSQGNKETSDFFSTHPSDTKRIQEIKRILAK comes from the coding sequence ATGTTTATTTTAAAAAAAATTTATTGGCTTGTTTTAGCATTGCTAATTTGCGCTTGTTCATCTACAATCTACACTAATCGCACTCAACTTATGCTTCTTAATGAACAACAAGAAAAAGCCTTAGGGGAGCAAAGCGCTCTTGCAGTTTTAAAAGAATCAAAACTAAGTCAAAACACCACACAAACAGCTATGGTAAAACGCGTAGGACAAAAAATTGCTTCTATCGCCAATCGCCCTGATTTTAATTGGGAATTTTATCTAATAGAAAACAAAGCCCAAAATGCCTTTTGTCTCCCAGGTGGTAAAGTTTTTGTTTATACAGGCTTAATGGAATTAATCAGCAACGATGATGAACTTGCTGTGGTGATTTCACACGAAATTGGGCATACAATTTTAAGACACGGCGCTGAACGAATGAGTATGCAAACCTTACAACAATTAGGTGGAAGTATCCTTGAAATCTTTGTTGGCACACAAAATCCTGAATACAATAATCTTTTTAATAAAGCTTATAATGTCAGCAGTAATGTTGGAATCATGCTACCCTTTAGCCGTCATCACGAGCTTGAAGCTGATGAAGTCGGAATCATACTTATGCAAAAGGCAGGTTACAATCCACAAGCCGCTTTAAGCTTTTGGCAAAAAATGTCTCAAGGCAACAAAGAAACTTCAGATTTTTTCTCCACACATCCAAGCGATACAAAAAGAATACAAGAAATAAAAAGAATTCTAGCAAAGTAG
- a CDS encoding anaerobic C4-dicarboxylate transporter codes for MEMIMLILQIIVLLGAIFVGIRLGGIGIGYAGGIGVVILGLCLGMKPGTIPWDVILIIMSVIAAISAMQLAGGLDYLVQIAERILRSNPKYINYLAPTVTYFLTILAGTGHTAFSMIPVIVEVAKEQNIKPSAPLSIAVVSSQIAITASPVSAAVVYMSGVLEPLGWSYPVLLGIWIPTTFIGCMLTAFIITLFTNLDLSKDPVYQERLAQGLVQAPIGSQNMELKKGAKLSVGIFIIGVLCVVLYATAISKVGGKPVLIENVIVPRDAAIMSFMLGVATFITIFCKIEVGKVADTSVFKSGMVACVCVLGVAWLGNTFVGGYTEEIKTLAGDWVKAVPSLLAVIFFFAAMLLYSQAATAKAITPVVVAALGITAANPGDSYMLVASFAAVSALFVLPTYPTLLGAVQMDDTGSTRIGKYIFNHAFLIPGVLAIVFSVILGFLAVSLF; via the coding sequence ATGGAAATGATTATGTTGATTTTGCAAATTATTGTTCTTTTGGGTGCAATATTTGTTGGTATTAGACTTGGTGGTATCGGTATTGGTTACGCTGGTGGTATCGGCGTTGTTATCTTAGGTCTTTGTCTTGGTATGAAACCAGGCACTATTCCTTGGGATGTTATTTTGATTATTATGTCTGTAATTGCGGCTATTTCTGCAATGCAACTTGCAGGAGGTTTGGATTATTTGGTTCAAATTGCTGAGAGAATTTTGCGTTCTAATCCAAAATACATCAACTACTTAGCCCCAACGGTAACTTATTTTTTAACAATTCTTGCAGGGACAGGCCATACTGCGTTTTCTATGATTCCTGTTATTGTTGAAGTGGCGAAAGAACAAAACATTAAGCCATCAGCGCCACTTTCTATTGCAGTTGTTTCTAGTCAAATTGCAATTACTGCAAGTCCTGTTAGTGCGGCTGTGGTGTATATGAGTGGTGTGTTAGAGCCACTTGGTTGGAGTTATCCAGTTTTACTTGGAATTTGGATTCCTACTACTTTTATTGGTTGTATGCTAACTGCTTTTATAATAACTCTATTTACTAATCTTGATTTAAGCAAAGACCCAGTCTATCAAGAGCGTTTAGCTCAAGGATTAGTTCAAGCTCCTATTGGCTCACAAAATATGGAATTAAAAAAAGGTGCAAAGCTTTCTGTTGGAATCTTTATTATTGGAGTGCTTTGTGTGGTGCTTTATGCTACTGCTATCTCAAAAGTCGGTGGCAAACCGGTTCTTATAGAAAATGTCATTGTTCCTAGAGATGCTGCTATTATGAGCTTTATGCTAGGTGTGGCTACATTTATTACAATCTTTTGTAAAATTGAAGTTGGCAAAGTAGCCGATACAAGCGTATTCAAATCAGGTATGGTAGCGTGCGTTTGTGTTCTTGGTGTTGCGTGGCTTGGTAATACATTTGTTGGTGGTTATACAGAAGAGATTAAAACTCTAGCTGGTGATTGGGTTAAGGCTGTTCCATCACTACTTGCTGTTATATTCTTCTTTGCGGCTATGCTTCTATACTCTCAAGCAGCTACCGCCAAAGCTATCACTCCAGTAGTTGTCGCAGCATTAGGAATTACAGCGGCAAATCCAGGAGATTCTTATATGCTTGTTGCTTCATTTGCAGCAGTTTCAGCCCTTTTTGTGCTTCCAACTTATCCTACTTTGCTAGGTGCTGTGCAGATGGATGACACAGGTTCTACAAGGATTGGAAAGTATATTTTCAATCACGCCTTTTTAATTCCGGGAGTTTTGGCAATTGTCTTTAGCGTTATTCTCGGATTTTTAGCGGTTTCGCTCTTTTAA
- a CDS encoding aspartate ammonia-lyase has protein sequence MATRKEHDFIGELEIPEDVYYGVQTYRAVDNFHMTQRKLRDYPFFIKAFAQVKKAAALANKEVGVLDADKADALAAACDRLIAGEFIEQFVVDMIQGGAGTSTNMNVNEVLTNIALESMGHKKGEYQYLHPNDHTNLGQSTNDTYPSSIKVAAHKKLGDLLEAMEELKEELLKKAEEYKDYIKMGRTELEDAVPTTLGNTFNAFASYIKSDIAKLKAAREVMEVLNLGATAIGTGINCHPDYKNVVERKMQEITGVNFRPAEDLIAATQDTADFVYVSGCLKTAAVRLSKIANDLRLMNSGPRCGLGEINLPKMQPGSSIMPGKVNPVICEAVGEACYEVIGNDVTIMLCSERGEFELNAFEPGIAYALFNSLVVLENAMKTLAQKAIKHLTANPEACKQSVLNSIGIVTAFNPILGYEKSASIAKEALQTGKSVGDICLERGYLSKEEISEILDPKNMLNPQMKAKK, from the coding sequence ATGGCAACTCGAAAAGAACACGACTTTATAGGAGAGCTTGAAATACCAGAAGATGTTTATTACGGAGTGCAAACTTATCGTGCAGTAGATAATTTTCATATGACACAGCGTAAATTAAGAGACTATCCATTTTTTATTAAAGCTTTTGCACAAGTCAAAAAAGCTGCTGCTTTGGCTAATAAAGAAGTAGGGGTTTTAGATGCGGATAAGGCAGATGCTTTAGCAGCTGCTTGCGATAGATTGATTGCAGGAGAGTTTATTGAGCAATTTGTTGTTGATATGATTCAAGGTGGCGCTGGAACTTCTACTAATATGAATGTTAATGAAGTGCTAACTAATATTGCACTAGAAAGTATGGGACATAAAAAAGGTGAATATCAATACCTTCATCCAAACGATCACACAAATTTGGGGCAATCTACTAATGATACTTATCCAAGTTCTATTAAAGTTGCAGCACATAAGAAGCTAGGGGATTTGCTTGAAGCAATGGAAGAATTAAAAGAAGAGCTTCTTAAAAAAGCTGAGGAATATAAAGATTATATTAAAATGGGAAGAACGGAGCTTGAAGATGCTGTGCCAACTACTTTGGGAAATACTTTTAATGCCTTTGCAAGTTATATTAAAAGTGATATTGCAAAACTTAAAGCTGCAAGAGAGGTTATGGAAGTTTTAAATCTTGGTGCAACAGCAATTGGAACAGGAATTAATTGCCATCCAGATTATAAAAATGTTGTTGAAAGAAAAATGCAAGAAATTACTGGAGTAAATTTTAGACCTGCAGAAGATTTGATTGCAGCTACTCAAGACACTGCTGATTTTGTTTATGTAAGTGGTTGTTTAAAGACTGCTGCAGTAAGACTTTCTAAGATTGCTAATGATTTAAGATTAATGAATTCAGGACCTCGATGTGGATTAGGCGAAATTAATTTACCTAAAATGCAGCCTGGAAGTTCTATTATGCCTGGTAAGGTAAATCCTGTGATTTGTGAAGCTGTTGGTGAAGCTTGCTATGAAGTAATTGGCAATGATGTAACTATTATGCTTTGTAGCGAGAGAGGAGAATTTGAGCTTAACGCATTTGAACCTGGAATTGCCTATGCGCTTTTTAATTCATTGGTTGTGTTAGAAAACGCTATGAAAACTTTAGCGCAAAAAGCTATTAAGCATTTAACTGCAAATCCTGAGGCTTGCAAGCAATCTGTGCTTAATTCTATTGGGATTGTAACAGCCTTTAATCCAATTTTGGGATATGAAAAATCCGCAAGTATTGCAAAAGAAGCTTTGCAAACTGGAAAATCAGTGGGAGATATTTGTTTGGAGAGAGGATATTTATCTAAAGAAGAAATTAGTGAAATATTAGATCCAAAAAATATGCTTAATCCACAAATGAAAGCAAAGAAATAA
- a CDS encoding MATE family efflux transporter: MSKIDLKTATIPRLFFTYFLPSLVAMLALSTYSTIDGIFVGKKLGENALAAIGIAWPIFPILIAFELLFSVGAAAMSSYFLGKGKPFRARIIFSSVFYFAVFTSLVGGIILYCFSDMIALYLGASETLLPLVIEYTEIIYLGAFIIVLHPMLDIFAINDKQPILAMIAMIVGALMNIVLNYLFLFVLEWGIHSSALATILGHGIGMCILLQHFLRKKGDLFLIKAFDIYAILMATKNGIPQSSSEISVSMMMLIFNHTIVGIAGDRGLAIYSVLMYVGIIPFTILLSMAQGIQPIASFNYGAKLFKRVKEVFYFGLGFSLLGGVALYISFYCLSPLIVPLFLQDNIVLRDPSLINDVKVAMDIYFLGYVLLGVNIVSAIFFQSIQRTTSSFIITFSYTLFFALFFVLILSKIYGFIGVIISYPLGILCASFVSLVVIFYEQRFGILKIKY, from the coding sequence ATGAGTAAAATTGATTTAAAAACAGCCACAATTCCAAGATTATTTTTCACTTATTTTTTACCCTCATTGGTTGCAATGCTAGCTTTATCAACTTATTCCACTATTGATGGAATCTTTGTGGGTAAAAAGTTAGGCGAAAATGCCTTAGCTGCCATTGGGATTGCGTGGCCCATTTTTCCCATCCTTATTGCCTTTGAATTGCTTTTTAGTGTAGGCGCTGCAGCGATGAGTTCTTATTTTTTGGGAAAAGGAAAGCCTTTTAGGGCTAGAATCATCTTTAGCTCCGTTTTTTATTTTGCAGTTTTTACTTCTTTGGTGGGCGGAATCATACTCTATTGTTTTAGCGATATGATTGCCTTGTATCTTGGAGCTAGTGAGACTTTATTGCCTTTGGTTATAGAATATACAGAGATTATTTATTTGGGGGCTTTTATTATTGTCTTACACCCAATGCTTGATATTTTTGCCATCAATGATAAACAGCCTATTTTGGCGATGATAGCAATGATAGTTGGGGCTTTGATGAATATTGTTTTAAATTATCTTTTTTTATTTGTTTTAGAGTGGGGGATTCACTCAAGTGCTTTGGCTACAATTTTGGGGCATGGGATTGGAATGTGTATTTTATTACAACATTTTTTACGCAAAAAGGGAGATTTATTTTTAATCAAAGCTTTTGATATTTATGCAATTTTGATGGCAACCAAAAATGGTATCCCTCAAAGTAGCTCTGAAATTAGTGTAAGTATGATGATGTTAATTTTTAATCATACTATTGTTGGAATTGCTGGAGATAGGGGATTGGCGATTTATAGTGTTTTAATGTATGTAGGTATCATACCTTTTACCATTTTATTATCAATGGCTCAAGGGATTCAGCCTATTGCAAGTTTTAATTATGGGGCTAAGCTTTTTAAAAGAGTAAAAGAAGTTTTTTATTTTGGTTTGGGGTTTAGTTTATTGGGAGGAGTGGCGCTTTATATTAGTTTTTATTGTCTGTCGCCTTTGATTGTTCCTTTGTTTTTGCAAGATAATATTGTTTTGCGCGATCCTAGTTTGATTAATGATGTAAAAGTAGCTATGGATATTTATTTTTTAGGTTATGTTCTTTTGGGGGTTAATATTGTCAGTGCAATTTTCTTTCAATCCATTCAAAGAACAACAAGTTCATTTATTATTACTTTTTCCTATACTTTATTTTTTGCTTTGTTTTTTGTTTTGATATTATCAAAAATTTATGGATTTATAGGAGTGATTATTTCCTATCCTCTTGGGATTTTGTGTGCAAGTTTTGTTTCTTTGGTAGTTATATTTTATGAACAAAGATTTGGGATTTTAAAAATCAAATATTAA
- a CDS encoding uroporphyrinogen-III synthase — MKRVYYITKKNTNKTIKAVEYLELLEICFIEDSALKQKIKEVDGLLFTSKNAVFALEHFAPKECQNLPCYVIGEGSKKVLESFGGKVEFVASTAYGDLFGKELVEILQKKKVLFIRAKKVASNLVEILRNGGILVSESILYETKILSIPEVDKQRISDDSIFFFSAPSSLKAFLKNYAWRDSYLALCIGKSTAKVAKELLGEKAKILLSPKIDIENSLEFAKELAMENNNE, encoded by the coding sequence ATGAAAAGAGTTTATTATATCACAAAAAAAAATACAAATAAAACAATCAAAGCAGTAGAATATTTGGAGCTTTTAGAAATTTGCTTTATAGAAGATTCTGCGCTTAAACAAAAGATTAAAGAAGTAGATGGTTTGCTTTTTACTTCCAAAAATGCTGTTTTTGCCTTAGAGCATTTTGCTCCTAAAGAATGCCAGAATCTGCCTTGTTATGTGATTGGAGAGGGAAGTAAAAAAGTGTTGGAAAGTTTTGGTGGCAAGGTAGAATTTGTAGCTTCTACTGCTTATGGGGATTTATTTGGTAAGGAATTAGTAGAGATTTTACAGAAAAAAAAAGTGCTTTTTATTCGTGCTAAAAAAGTCGCTTCTAATCTCGTAGAAATTTTAAGAAATGGAGGGATTTTGGTGAGTGAATCAATTTTGTATGAGACTAAAATTTTATCGATTCCTGAGGTTGATAAACAGAGAATTAGTGATGATTCTATTTTCTTTTTTAGTGCCCCCTCAAGTCTTAAGGCTTTTTTAAAAAATTATGCTTGGAGAGATAGCTACTTGGCACTTTGTATTGGTAAAAGCACTGCTAAAGTGGCAAAGGAACTTTTAGGGGAAAAAGCAAAAATATTGCTTTCGCCTAAAATTGACATAGAAAATTCATTAGAATTTGCTAAAGAACTTGCTATGGAAAATAATAATGAGTAA
- a CDS encoding rhodanese-like domain-containing protein, whose product MYIKNKSLAKPIDLQNDKLDNCIIIDLRSRGYFLISHISNALNLVSLSRIGFIAQENPDKRIVLYCHSGASAADFGSKLVEMGYKNIYYLDENFFNLPKMGISIQYNT is encoded by the coding sequence ATGTATATTAAAAATAAAAGCTTAGCTAAGCCAATTGATTTGCAAAATGATAAACTTGATAATTGCATCATTATTGACTTACGCTCTAGAGGATATTTTCTCATTAGTCATATTTCCAATGCGCTTAATCTTGTTTCTCTTTCGCGAATTGGTTTTATTGCGCAAGAAAATCCCGATAAAAGAATCGTGCTTTATTGTCATAGTGGAGCAAGCGCAGCGGATTTTGGGAGTAAATTAGTTGAGATGGGATATAAGAATATTTATTATTTAGATGAAAATTTCTTTAATCTCCCCAAAATGGGAATTTCTATTCAATACAACACTTAA
- a CDS encoding low molecular weight protein-tyrosine-phosphatase, with product MQKVHSILFVCLGNICRSPLAEGIAKHLAQKEGLNLKIDSAGTSGWHIDEPPCAYSIAIAKKYKIDISQLRGRRVNVYGDDSFDYIVAMDRQNYQDLLSMGFKKEKVKLMGDFGLEGQDIPDPYHYKNLEGFEKIYTMLEVAIKALYSTIKD from the coding sequence ATGCAAAAAGTCCATTCAATTCTTTTTGTTTGTTTGGGAAATATTTGCCGATCTCCTTTGGCAGAGGGGATTGCAAAGCATTTGGCGCAAAAAGAGGGTTTGAATCTCAAGATTGATTCAGCAGGAACAAGTGGTTGGCATATTGATGAACCACCCTGTGCTTATTCTATTGCGATTGCTAAAAAATATAAAATTGATATTTCACAGCTAAGAGGGCGAAGGGTTAATGTTTATGGTGATGATTCTTTTGATTATATTGTAGCAATGGATAGGCAAAACTATCAAGACTTGCTTTCAATGGGATTTAAAAAAGAAAAAGTCAAACTTATGGGAGATTTTGGGCTAGAGGGTCAAGATATACCTGATCCCTATCATTATAAAAATTTAGAAGGATTTGAGAAAATTTATACTATGCTTGAAGTGGCGATTAAAGCACTTTATAGCACGATTAAAGATTAG
- a CDS encoding aspartate-semialdehyde dehydrogenase, which produces MKKFNVAVVGATGAVGEEIFKILEERNFPINKLVPLASARSVGREITYKDEAYKVKELTHSVFEEEEIEIAFFSAGGSVSAEFAPSAARAGAVVIDNTSHFRMQKDVPLVVPEVNPQDIALWEKAGIIANPNCSTIQMVQVLAPLHNAFKIKRVDVSTYQAVSGAGKKGMEELVLQMQKFFEFNMDSVEPKAFPHRIALNLIPHIDVFLDNDYTKEEMKMVNETNKIMHSEFAVSATCVRVPVLRSHSESITIAFEQEVSAEEAREVLRKAESVVVIDSPKEKSYPMPSLATDTDETYVGRIRVDNYDKKILHLWCVADQIRVGAATNAVRIAQKWAEMQK; this is translated from the coding sequence ATGAAAAAGTTTAATGTTGCTGTTGTTGGGGCTACTGGAGCTGTTGGTGAAGAGATTTTTAAGATTCTAGAAGAAAGAAATTTTCCTATTAATAAACTTGTGCCTTTGGCGAGTGCAAGAAGCGTGGGGAGAGAAATTACTTATAAAGATGAAGCCTATAAGGTAAAGGAGCTTACTCATAGTGTTTTTGAAGAAGAAGAAATTGAGATTGCCTTTTTCTCTGCAGGTGGAAGTGTGAGTGCGGAATTTGCGCCAAGTGCCGCTAGGGCTGGGGCTGTTGTGATTGATAATACTAGTCATTTTAGAATGCAAAAAGATGTGCCTTTGGTTGTGCCTGAGGTAAATCCGCAGGATATTGCATTGTGGGAGAAAGCTGGAATCATCGCAAACCCTAATTGTTCAACCATACAAATGGTGCAAGTTCTAGCGCCTTTGCACAATGCTTTTAAAATCAAAAGAGTGGATGTTAGCACTTATCAAGCTGTTTCAGGTGCGGGCAAAAAGGGAATGGAGGAATTAGTCTTGCAAATGCAGAAGTTTTTTGAATTTAATATGGATTCAGTAGAGCCAAAGGCATTCCCTCATCGAATCGCACTTAATCTTATTCCGCATATTGATGTGTTTTTGGATAATGATTACACAAAAGAAGAAATGAAAATGGTTAATGAGACCAATAAGATTATGCATAGTGAATTTGCAGTGAGTGCGACTTGTGTGCGTGTGCCTGTTTTAAGAAGTCATAGCGAATCTATCACCATTGCTTTTGAACAAGAAGTGAGCGCAGAGGAAGCTAGAGAAGTTTTAAGAAAAGCAGAATCGGTAGTTGTCATTGATAGTCCTAAAGAAAAATCTTACCCTATGCCTTCTTTGGCAACAGATACTGATGAGACTTATGTGGGTAGAATCCGTGTTGATAATTATGATAAAAAGATTTTACACCTTTGGTGCGTGGCAGATCAAATTCGCGTTGGTGCAGCTACTAATGCAGTAAGAATTGCGCAAAAATGGGCAGAAATGCAAAAGTAA